From the Oceanobacillus kimchii X50 genome, the window ATCTAATTCTTTGGCAGTCTCCAACGCATTTAATAATCCACCCATATTTATATCCCAAGCCATTTTAGGGAAAGCCTCTGCTTTAGCAGAAAGCAATGCGGCTAAATGCATTACTGAGTCTACTTTATGTTTTTTAGCAACATCAAATAATTGCTCGCCATTTGTTACATCAACTACTTCAAAAGGCCCTTGAAAATCGCCTTCTGGTTCTCTTAAATCTGTTGCAATAACTTTGTCGTCTCCATAGATACGACGGAGCATACCTGTTAACTCGGAACCAATTTGACCTAGGGCTCCTGTAACTAAAATCTTTTTCATAGTAAAAATCTCCTCTTACTTGTCATTCATTAAATAAGCTTCATTTCTTGCCCAATTTTTTTGTAAATGGCAATCGCATCATCAAGCATTTCTTTCGTATGTGCTGCTGTAGGCATATTTCTTACTCGGCCTGTTCCCCTTGGAACGGTTGGAAATACGATCGATTTTGCATATACGCCTTCTTCGTATAGACGTTTACTAAACTCTTGAGCTTTCTTCTCATCTCCAATAATACAAGGAGTTATTGGAGTTTCACTTTCACCGATATCGAATCCTAAGTCTTTAAGACCTTGTTTTAAGTAATCACCGTTTTTCCATAATTTTTCATTTAATTCCGTGCTTTCCATTAGCATTTCAATAGCTTTTTTACTTGCTACTGCGTCAGCCGGAGATACTGCAGTAGAGAACAAGAATGGACGTGAGCGTACTTTTAGCCAATCAATTAATGACTGTTTTCCAGCTACATAACCACCAATAACACCAATTGCTTTTGATAATGTCCCCATTTGCATATCTACTTTATCCTGCAAGCCAAAATGCTTAACCGTACCTGCTCCATCTCCGGTAACACCAGATCCATGTGCATCATCAACATACGTAATCAAATCAAATTCTTCAGCAATGTCTACAATTTCAGGAAGTTTTGCAATATCTCCATCCATTGAGAACACACCATCAGTAATTACCATAATTTTATTATATTGACCAGACTCTACTGCTTCCTTTGCTTTCTGGCGCAAATCATTCATATCCGAATGTTCAAACCGAATAATTTTTGCCTTCGATAAACGACATCCATCAATAATAGATGCATGATTAAGGGAATCGGATAAAATGGCATCATTTTTATCCATAACAGCAGAAATTGCAGCCATGTTGCAATTAAAACCAGATTGATAAGCGATTGCTGCTTCTGTTCCTTTAAATTGAGCGATTTTCTTCTCTAACTCAATATGTAAATCTAAAGTTCCGTTAATAGTTCTTACAGCACCTGCTCCGACACCGTGAGAATCAATTGCTTTTTTGGCTACTTCCTTCATTTCATTATTAGTAGCAAGTCCTAGATAATTATTAGAAGAAAGGTTGACGAGTTTTTTCCCTTTAATTGTTATCTCAGGACCATTTGCTCCTTGCACTGTATCAATTTCATTATATAGTCCACGTTCTTTCAAATCAGAAATATTTTCTTGTAAAAATTGATCTAATTTACTACTTGTCATCTAAATCATCCTCCTTAAGAGTGAGAGAATTTATCAACCTCTCTCAGTTTACCATAAACCCATTAAAATGTTTAATCTTGCCCTATTATTACTGTCTATAATTACCTATTTAAAAATATGTTTTTTATGTAGAAAAGTCAGTTATTTTCCCTTATACTGAAAATAGGAAATTAACTTTGGGGGATAGCACCATGAGAAAGATACTACTCGCATTATTTATTTGTATTATTGTTACTGTCGGAGTTGTTGGTTATAACGATTTGAGTGATGATCCAACTGAAGTAATTGAAGAAAAATCAACTCATTCAACCGAGATACAGCTTTAATATAATCTCTTGTTTTAAAATAACCAAAAAGGGGACCTTTATGAATAAAGGTCCCCTTTTTTTATGATTGACTATTATTAGTCTACAATAGTCACGTCTACTTGTTGTACACCAAAGTTATTTGCTTCTTCTTTTGTTGGAACATGAAGATCGATTTTGTTACCGTTAATTGCGCTACCAATATCTGCAGCTGTTGCATAGCCGTATCCTTCAACATAAACTTCAGAACCTAATGGAATTACATTAGGGTCAACTGCAACAACCTTAGCATTTGGATTGCTATTTAGATCAATGCCTGTGTATGTGACACCAGAACAACCATCGCATTTTGCTGTATAAGCTGTAGCTGACATAGAGATAGTTTCTCCCTCTGGTGCAGATTCTTCTGTTGATTCAGAAGCATTGCTTTCATCAGCTTCTGATTGATCCGATGTATTTTGTTCTTGTTGCGGTGTTTCTTTATTCTCTTTAGTATCAAGTTCCCCTTTAATGGATAACTCTTGATCTATAACAATTAAATCAGTAGAAAGATTGTTCCACTCCTTAAGTTGAGCAACCTTGACATCAAACTCATCACTAATACTTGTTAACGTATCTCCACGCTCAACTGTATATATATTATTAAGATAAACCATATCCTTTGGATGAACTACGGTTGATTTTAAATCATTTATATCCATTAACTCTTCTACTGTTGTATCATATTGGTCTGCAATTTCCCAAAGACTTTCTCCGGGTTGGATTTCATGTTCTGTTGATTCAGCGGAAACTGTGGTTGCAGCCAAGCCTGTAAATACAATACTTGCTGATAACGCTGCTACTAGTTTTCTCATCTGATAACCTCCTTCAATTTTGACAAACTCTATCCTATCACAGGGGTAAGGAGAATACAGTTACAGGAGATTTAAGTGTAAGTTACAATAATTACGTTATACTCTAAAACTATTACAAATGTAATATAAATGATATATTCATATACTTATATATTCCTATTATGTCAAAACTTCTTTATTCAAGAAAAACTGTAATAATTAAAATTCTTTTTCTAATCATAATCTCATGCAAATAGTTAAGTGAAACTTCACCAGAATGATTAATTATATTAAGGGGTTAAATTTCTATTTATTATGAATATTTTGGTTGTATTGTATGAAATAAACAGTAGTTGCTAATGATAAAAAAGAGGAGGTGTTTTTATGGCAAAAGATGTACTTTGTGAAGTGAATAACTGTACGTATTGGGCTGTTGGAAACAGATGCATGGCTGATGCAATTTACGTGGTTAGTCATAAGGGTAGACAAGCTTCTACAAGTGAAGAAACGGATTGTAAAACGTTCGTTCCGAAAATTTAAATGTGTAGCTAAAACATTGCTTCTATCAACGTTAGCAGTTCGTAAGTAGAGATTCATTATCTCTACTTACGAACTGACTTTTCACTTTACGATTTTATACCATCCCCATTCTCACTTAGTAAATAAAAATAGCTGAAAAGATCATTGTCAACGATCCTTCCAGCTATTGTTTGTTCCAAAATTACTTTTAAAATCAATCAATTAACTAAATAAATTTCCTATAGAACGAAATAAATCCCTAAAGAAGTTCGCTACTTTATCCCAAAATCCTTCATCAAGCCCGAGATCTTCAGCTTTCTCAACAATGGAATTTGTAATGCTATCGAGTTGCTCCTTTACTGCTCCAAAATCTATTTCTAACTCTTTCATTTTATCAAATAAATCCACTAGCATTTGGCGATCTTGCTCGCTTAAGTTAATTTCTAATTTATTGAGTTGCTCACTTACAATTTGCTCTACATCTTCTCTTGTCGCTGGATTTTGTTCTGCAATCATTTTTTTTATTTCTGTTAATAAATTACTTACTTCCTCTTGATTGACATCACCATTGTCAACAAGATCAGTTGCAACATTCAGCTCTTCATTTGCTAATTCCATTCTTTCTTTATCTAATTGCTCTCCCTCTACATCGTAGGCTTTATAAATACCTGTAAGTGCAGAGTGGCCAGAAACTTGTACTGGTGAAACAACATTCACTGTCGCATCTTCAGCTCCTGCTGTAAGTAATGCATTCTCATACATCTCTGCTGTAACTTCTGTTATATTTTGCGGTGTAACGATGTTAACCTCTAATCCTGTCCCTTGTGATTCTAAGATAATTCCTGCAGAAGAATACATATTTGATCGTGGGTTACCGTTAATGTAGTCCGCGTAATCTTGCCCAGTTACATCATGCTCCTCAACCATTTCTTGATCTGATATATCTAATAACTCTCTTACCTCCGCACGTTGGCTATCCGTTAATTTGTCTCCATATATAATGATTGTAGTTGAATCTGCAGATACTGGCATTGCAAAACTTCCAAACAAGATTAATCCTAAAGCGATATACTTCATCATATTTAATGTAGTTTTCATTTTTTTCCCCTTTCTTACAAGCTAATTCATCTTATGCTTGTCTCGAAATTATTAGAATTAGATGAGCTATCTTATATTATACCTCGAAAGGAATTAACTGACAGGAATTAAGCGCATTTTTTTTTGAGCAGATTTCTTTCTTTTTATTTCGTGTTTCTGTATATTTAGATTGACGAAATAAATCGGCAAGAAAGAAGGTTCGAACATCATTCATAACAATCAAGATGTAAAGCGCAACTTGGTCATCATGTGGTTAGCAAACTTTTTTATTAGCGGAAGCATGACTATGGTTGTTCCTTTTATCTCCTTATACATTGAGTCAATGGGAGATTTTTCTGAAGGCTACGTACAAACTTGGTCAGGGCTAACGTTTGCTGTTACATTTATTACAGCATTTGTCTTTTCTCCTGTTTGGGGAAGAATCGGCGATCGATACGGACGGAAAAAAATCATGATCGCCTCTGCTTTTGGAATCGGTATTTCTGTATTTTTAATGGGATTTGCGAATACTGTTTGGCAATTATTTCTTTTACGCTTGTTTATGGGAATTGTAACAGGATTTATCCCTATGTCACAAGCTTTTATTGCAACACAAACACCTAAAGAAATTGCAGGAAAAGTACTAGGAACCCTTCAAACGGGAACAATTACTGGTTCTCTCATGGGGCCGTTACTCGGCGGAGCATTAGCAGATGCATTTGGATATACGAGTACATTTAAATGGGTTGCAATTACTATTTTCATTTCTGGATTGCTCGTTTTATTTGGAGTTAAAGAATTAAAAATGAAATTCTCCAGTGATGAAAATGATACGAAAAAATATTCCAGAAAAGAAGTATTACAACACATTCTACAAAAACCCGTACTATTTGTAGTGATGTTATTATCTGCACTTGTTCAGATTGCCCACTTTAGCATACAGCCAATTCTTTCTTTATTTGTGGCTGAGATTCACGGTCCAGTAAATCTTGCATTTTTTGCCGGTATTGCTTTTTCAGCTGCTGGGCTAGGTAATCTTTTAATGGCTCGGCGCTGGGGAATCATCGGAGATAATCAAGGTTATATAAAAATACTCATTATTTTATTATTTGCTGCAGGGTTTGTATATTTACCTGGAATGTTTGTAACAAATATATGGCAACTCGTTATTTTACGTTTTCTACTTGGCTTATCTATTGGAGGCATTGTCCCATTGAGAATTGCATATATTCGTCAGGAAGCACCACTATCTATGCAAGGAGAAGTCCTTGGTTATAATACAAGTTTACGTTTCTTGGGTAATATTATTGGACCTGCATTGGGTGGTACAATTGCCGCC encodes:
- a CDS encoding DUF1540 domain-containing protein, with translation MAKDVLCEVNNCTYWAVGNRCMADAIYVVSHKGRQASTSEETDCKTFVPKI
- a CDS encoding glycine C-acetyltransferase, which codes for MTSSKLDQFLQENISDLKERGLYNEIDTVQGANGPEITIKGKKLVNLSSNNYLGLATNNEMKEVAKKAIDSHGVGAGAVRTINGTLDLHIELEKKIAQFKGTEAAIAYQSGFNCNMAAISAVMDKNDAILSDSLNHASIIDGCRLSKAKIIRFEHSDMNDLRQKAKEAVESGQYNKIMVITDGVFSMDGDIAKLPEIVDIAEEFDLITYVDDAHGSGVTGDGAGTVKHFGLQDKVDMQMGTLSKAIGVIGGYVAGKQSLIDWLKVRSRPFLFSTAVSPADAVASKKAIEMLMESTELNEKLWKNGDYLKQGLKDLGFDIGESETPITPCIIGDEKKAQEFSKRLYEEGVYAKSIVFPTVPRGTGRVRNMPTAAHTKEMLDDAIAIYKKIGQEMKLI
- a CDS encoding 3D domain-containing protein, yielding MRKLVAALSASIVFTGLAATTVSAESTEHEIQPGESLWEIADQYDTTVEELMDINDLKSTVVHPKDMVYLNNIYTVERGDTLTSISDEFDVKVAQLKEWNNLSTDLIVIDQELSIKGELDTKENKETPQQEQNTSDQSEADESNASESTEESAPEGETISMSATAYTAKCDGCSGVTYTGIDLNSNPNAKVVAVDPNVIPLGSEVYVEGYGYATAADIGSAINGNKIDLHVPTKEEANNFGVQQVDVTIVD
- a CDS encoding DUF1002 domain-containing protein; this translates as MKTTLNMMKYIALGLILFGSFAMPVSADSTTIIIYGDKLTDSQRAEVRELLDISDQEMVEEHDVTGQDYADYINGNPRSNMYSSAGIILESQGTGLEVNIVTPQNITEVTAEMYENALLTAGAEDATVNVVSPVQVSGHSALTGIYKAYDVEGEQLDKERMELANEELNVATDLVDNGDVNQEEVSNLLTEIKKMIAEQNPATREDVEQIVSEQLNKLEINLSEQDRQMLVDLFDKMKELEIDFGAVKEQLDSITNSIVEKAEDLGLDEGFWDKVANFFRDLFRSIGNLFS
- a CDS encoding MFS transporter yields the protein MWLANFFISGSMTMVVPFISLYIESMGDFSEGYVQTWSGLTFAVTFITAFVFSPVWGRIGDRYGRKKIMIASAFGIGISVFLMGFANTVWQLFLLRLFMGIVTGFIPMSQAFIATQTPKEIAGKVLGTLQTGTITGSLMGPLLGGALADAFGYTSTFKWVAITIFISGLLVLFGVKELKMKFSSDENDTKKYSRKEVLQHILQKPVLFVVMLLSALVQIAHFSIQPILSLFVAEIHGPVNLAFFAGIAFSAAGLGNLLMARRWGIIGDNQGYIKILIILLFAAGFVYLPGMFVTNIWQLVILRFLLGLSIGGIVPLRIAYIRQEAPLSMQGEVLGYNTSLRFLGNIIGPALGGTIAASFGFSAVFLITSLLLILSGLIMLYVWYQYEYESSGSHSHSYSSK